A segment of the Symmachiella macrocystis genome:
ATTCCACGAACGTGACCAAACAGGATATGGTGCAGTTGGAAGACACCCCCGCAGCTCGCAGCGAGTTGTTCGCCAAATACCAATCGGATGCTCCGGCATGCGACAATTGCGGAGCGATCACCGTCCGCAATGGAAATTGCTATCTCTGCCACAACTGCGGGAACAGCATGGGTTGTAGTTAAGGAGGGCTCATCGCATATCCTGTTCCCAACGCCCCGGCCAAAAGCCGGGGCGTTTTTTTGTGGGGGTTTTGGTGTCCCATGTCACTGGATGTGATCAGGAGGTGGTTGTGAATAATGCTTCCCATGAGTTTCTGGGGAAAAAAATACAGCATGTCACTGCTGAGCAGAGCTTCGAAGGATTTGGGAAACCGCATATCAGCACAGATCCTGTTGGCACCACCTATATCAGCTATTTGACAGCTGGGATTAGTTTCGTTGCATCATCGACAGGGCGTATTCGGGCCATTCAGTTTTATGGGGAAGCGTACGATGATGATTTCGTGTCGTTTCAAGGCTTGCTGCCTGAAGAGATTCATTTCAATACAACAAGACAGCAAGTTCACAAACATCTAGGACCATCTGACGAAGAGGGAGGCGACGAGGTCATTGAGGTTCTAGGTTATATCCCGCGGTGGGACCGATACACCCGAGCGGAATACTTATTGCATATCCAGTACACCAAGGATTGCAACGGAATCGAGCTGGTGACCCTCATGGAACCAGGATGGCAACCAGGCGGCCATTGAACGGTCGCATTTCACTCAGAGCGCTCCGTTGCCACAGCTTTGTAAGCGGGTCGGCTGAGCGACCACCTAACGGATTGCGCGATCGATCGTCCTGTGTCATTCACGTCAGGCAGGAGCCTGACCTACGGTACTGACCTACCGCACCGAGCGGCATGTTGGCCGAAGGCCAACCGACACCTTAGCCTGCGGCAACGCCGTAGGGAGCATGTGCGACAACACGAATTTGGCCGCAGGCCATATTCAACGCGCGGTGAATGAACCAGCGGGTGATGTTGGCCGTTGGCCAACCATGGAATTTGCGGTTTCCGATTCCAGGGGCGTTGCCCCTGGCTATGATGTCAATAGGCCTTCGGCCATGGATCTGCACCTGAGCGCAATTGATCGTCCTGTGTCATTCACGTCAGGCAGGAGCCTGACCTACGTTGGTTGGCACCCTTGATCACGTCTCTGTCATCCCATGTCCGGCGAAAACAGACGCCCCCAGATGCCCCACCGCACGAGCCATTACTCGCGCGTTTCTTCGCACACTATCTCTTCAGGGGCAGAACGGAGTATGATGCCCGCTCGTGAAAAACATGGGCCAAGTCTACAGGGGGAGGCGGTGCAATTTGGATACGGAAGCGTGCGTTTTGTTGCTGCTCCCTCGAATTTGAACATCTCTGGCTAGGCGGCAGATTGGCGGCGACGGGTTCCCGCAATACCGCGGTTGAATTTGTGGTCGTTGGGTCGCTGAGGTCGAACACAGCAATATAAGGAGCATGGTCATGAAAAAAGAGACACCCCCACCCACGACAACTGATGCAGGGATTCCCGTTTCCAGTGACGAACATTCGCTGACCGTGGGGCCTGATGGACCGATTCTGCTACACGACCATTACCTGATTGAACAGATGGCGAATTTCAATCGGGAGCGGATTCCCGAGCGGCAACCTCATGCCAAGGGGTCCGGCGCATTTGGGCACTTCGAGGTGACTCACGATGTCAGCGGCTTTACCAAAGCGGCGTTGTTTCAGCCGGGGGTTAAAACGGGCACGTTGATCCGCTTTTCCACGGTGGCCGGTGAGCGGGGTAGCCCCGATACGTGGCGCGATCCGCGTGGCTTTGCGCTGAAGTTTTATACCAGCGAAGGCAACTATGACATGGTGGGGAACAACACGCCGGTGTTCTTCCTCCGCGATCCTATGAAGTTTCAACACTTCATCCGCTCTCAGAAACGCCGTGCGGACAATGGTCTCCGCGACCACGACATGCAGTGGGACTTCTGGACCCTTTCGCCGGAGTCGGCACACCAAGTCACTTGGTTGATGGGGGACCGCGGGATTCCCAAGAATTGGCGGCACATGAACGGCTATTCGAGTCACACCTATATGTGGGTCAATGCGGCTGGCGAACGGTTCTGGGTGAAGTACCACTTCAAGACCGATCAGGGAATCGATTTTCTCCCGCAGGACGAGGCGGACCGACTGGCAGGCAGCGACGGCGACTACCATCGCCGTGACCTATTCGAATCGATCCAGCGCGGGGACTACCCCAGTTGGTCGCTGAAGGTGCAAATCATGCCTTTCGAAGAAGCGAAAACGTATCGCTTCAACCCGTTCGACCTGACGAAAGTATGGCCGCACGGCGACTATCCGCTGCACGACGTCGGCCGGCTAACGCTCGACCGCAATCCGACGG
Coding sequences within it:
- a CDS encoding catalase, which encodes MKKETPPPTTTDAGIPVSSDEHSLTVGPDGPILLHDHYLIEQMANFNRERIPERQPHAKGSGAFGHFEVTHDVSGFTKAALFQPGVKTGTLIRFSTVAGERGSPDTWRDPRGFALKFYTSEGNYDMVGNNTPVFFLRDPMKFQHFIRSQKRRADNGLRDHDMQWDFWTLSPESAHQVTWLMGDRGIPKNWRHMNGYSSHTYMWVNAAGERFWVKYHFKTDQGIDFLPQDEADRLAGSDGDYHRRDLFESIQRGDYPSWSLKVQIMPFEEAKTYRFNPFDLTKVWPHGDYPLHDVGRLTLDRNPTDFHSEIEQAAFEPNNLVPGIGISPDKMLLGRMFAYADAHRHRLGVNYKQIPVNRPESPVHSYSKDGAMRVDNVSDPVYAPNSKGGPQADGERYPESAVWEANGEFIRAAYTLREDDDDWGQAGTLVREVMDDAQRDRLVSNVVGHLSAGVSDPVLQRAFEYWRNIDKAIGDRIAQGVTGG